In Geobacillus kaustophilus, a genomic segment contains:
- a CDS encoding EamA family transporter has protein sequence MWIVYAVLAAVFAALTSVLAKIGIENVNSHLATAIRTVVVLALAWMIVWMTGAHQGAKAISMKSWVFLCLSGAATGLSWLCFYKAIQIGDVSRVSAIDKSSLALTVLFAVMFLGEPLSAKVVIGVLLITIGTLIMMF, from the coding sequence ATGTGGATCGTATACGCAGTCTTGGCGGCGGTGTTTGCGGCGCTGACATCGGTGCTGGCCAAAATCGGCATTGAAAACGTCAATTCGCACTTAGCGACCGCCATTCGCACCGTTGTCGTGCTCGCACTTGCGTGGATGATTGTTTGGATGACGGGGGCTCATCAAGGCGCAAAAGCCATCTCAATGAAAAGCTGGGTGTTTCTTTGCCTTTCAGGAGCGGCGACCGGATTGTCATGGCTTTGTTTTTACAAAGCGATCCAAATCGGCGATGTATCCCGCGTCTCAGCAATTGACAAGTCAAGTTTGGCGCTGACGGTTTTGTTTGCCGTCATGTTTCTCGGCGAACCGCTGTCCGCGAAAGTGGTGATCGGGGTGCTGCTCATTACCATCGGGACATTGATCATGATGTTTTAG
- a CDS encoding Cof-type HAD-IIB family hydrolase produces the protein MLIALDMDGTLLNGEGKISERNRKAMMAAQKEGHIVAVITGRARKDALAPLREAGLVCPIASLNGAIVTLEDGTVISEAPLEREIVRPALEWVREQSDLYCETYTGDAVYVGLHNRSYWEALASEMADAAPDVKWLVNKQFQQARVTYVDDIGTVWDDPQTVMYKLLIFALDRERLRDAASRFAALRSVTVTSSHPHNIEMNNERATKGEALKQLAAHYGIDVRDTVAFGDSHNDLSMFKVAGYRVAMDNAEPELKAICDMVTSSHEEDGVAAGLERLLAKRV, from the coding sequence ATGTTGATTGCACTTGATATGGACGGAACGCTATTAAACGGAGAAGGCAAAATCAGTGAGCGCAATCGAAAGGCGATGATGGCCGCGCAAAAGGAAGGCCATATCGTCGCCGTCATCACCGGGCGGGCGCGCAAAGACGCGCTCGCCCCGCTTCGTGAGGCGGGGCTTGTCTGTCCGATCGCCAGTCTGAACGGGGCAATTGTGACGCTGGAAGACGGCACGGTCATCAGCGAGGCGCCGCTCGAGCGGGAAATCGTCCGTCCGGCGCTTGAGTGGGTGCGCGAACAATCGGATTTGTATTGTGAGACGTACACAGGTGATGCGGTTTACGTCGGATTGCACAACCGATCCTATTGGGAGGCGTTGGCTTCAGAGATGGCTGATGCGGCCCCGGACGTGAAATGGCTTGTCAATAAGCAGTTCCAACAGGCGCGAGTGACGTACGTCGATGACATCGGCACGGTGTGGGACGACCCGCAGACGGTGATGTATAAGCTGCTGATTTTCGCCCTCGACCGCGAGCGGCTGCGTGATGCAGCGTCGCGATTCGCCGCGCTCCGTAGCGTCACGGTCACCTCGTCGCACCCGCACAATATTGAGATGAACAACGAACGGGCGACAAAAGGCGAGGCGCTCAAACAGCTCGCCGCCCATTACGGCATCGATGTGCGCGACACGGTCGCCTTTGGCGACAGCCATAACGATTTGTCGATGTTTAAGGTCGCAGGCTATCGCGTGGCGATGGACAATGCCGAGCCGGAGCTGAAAGCCATCTGCGACATGGTGACGTCCTCCCACGAAGAAGATGGGGTGGCGGCGGGGCTTGAGCGGCTGCTTGCGAAACGGGTGTAG
- a CDS encoding plasmid pRiA4b ORF-3 family protein: MIYQLKVQLKHMRPPIWRRLLVPGEMTFAELHRVLQAAFGWMDQHLHTFYMTKVGGTARLRVEIGNEAAGWDGADYDEREERIGQWFVEEGDRAQYVYDFGDMWEHEIVLEKIVDPLPGALYPCCIKAVRVGLKEDSWGEVQAIEEAMSTAELTANVNVALAPFQRKVVKEEGEAKKTKRAASKGRVEEVERDVWKTLFDQALAYRDLAPWTWMDDDQIFAVVTPDGESLYCAVIGALGQEYGLVIYIGEEGYACLQDILSGTLHPKDAVFKERALLVSFAPRNDLERDDKAMLRKYNIPVSGKRLLPMFRSFAPGYYPWFLSEQEAAWAAMALEQAVVVAERLRDGELSLASSARGNRLFARIAERREDGLHWRDGWVPRPKAKKKETPVLEIGTDELEKVKALDRAPLFAEFSVAYVNKPIQERRWERPYFPLLALAADAAGGVILHHQVFRGQLEAKTLQQSFLEFALALGRVPSHVRVTKEHGPLLAPLLRELGVKMSMGPTPRSDEVRELFEQFAI; encoded by the coding sequence ATGATTTATCAACTGAAAGTACAGTTGAAACATATGCGGCCGCCGATTTGGCGCCGGTTGCTTGTACCGGGGGAGATGACGTTCGCCGAGCTGCATCGTGTGTTGCAAGCCGCGTTTGGCTGGATGGACCAACATTTGCATACGTTTTACATGACAAAGGTCGGCGGAACGGCGCGGCTGCGCGTTGAAATCGGCAACGAAGCGGCTGGATGGGACGGCGCCGATTACGATGAGCGGGAGGAAAGGATTGGGCAATGGTTTGTCGAAGAAGGCGACCGCGCCCAATACGTATATGACTTTGGCGATATGTGGGAGCATGAGATCGTCTTGGAAAAAATCGTCGATCCGCTTCCTGGCGCGTTGTATCCGTGCTGCATCAAGGCCGTGCGAGTGGGTTTAAAAGAGGACAGCTGGGGAGAAGTGCAAGCCATAGAGGAAGCGATGAGCACAGCGGAGCTGACGGCGAACGTGAATGTGGCGCTCGCCCCGTTTCAACGAAAAGTGGTGAAGGAAGAAGGTGAGGCGAAAAAAACGAAACGAGCCGCAAGCAAAGGCAGGGTCGAAGAAGTAGAACGGGATGTATGGAAAACGCTGTTCGATCAAGCGCTCGCCTACAGGGACTTGGCGCCGTGGACATGGATGGACGATGATCAAATTTTTGCCGTGGTGACTCCTGATGGGGAATCGTTGTATTGTGCGGTGATCGGGGCGCTTGGCCAGGAGTACGGTCTTGTCATTTACATCGGTGAGGAAGGGTATGCATGCTTGCAAGATATTTTATCTGGAACGTTGCATCCAAAAGACGCTGTGTTTAAAGAGCGCGCATTGCTCGTGTCGTTCGCGCCCCGAAACGACTTGGAAAGAGACGATAAAGCGATGTTGCGGAAGTATAACATTCCTGTGAGTGGAAAACGGCTGTTGCCGATGTTCCGCAGTTTTGCCCCTGGATATTATCCATGGTTTCTTTCGGAACAGGAAGCGGCATGGGCGGCTATGGCATTGGAACAAGCGGTAGTTGTCGCCGAGCGGCTGCGCGATGGCGAGCTGTCCCTAGCTTCGTCCGCTCGCGGCAACCGATTGTTTGCCCGGATCGCCGAACGGAGAGAAGACGGGCTTCATTGGCGCGACGGCTGGGTGCCGCGCCCTAAGGCGAAGAAAAAGGAAACACCGGTGCTTGAAATCGGAACGGACGAGTTGGAAAAGGTCAAGGCGCTCGATCGCGCCCCACTGTTTGCGGAGTTTTCGGTCGCTTATGTGAACAAGCCGATTCAGGAGCGACGCTGGGAGCGCCCGTATTTTCCGCTGCTGGCGCTGGCTGCCGATGCAGCGGGCGGAGTCATTTTGCATCACCAAGTGTTTCGCGGCCAGCTGGAGGCGAAGACGCTGCAACAAAGTTTTCTTGAATTTGCCCTCGCGCTCGGGCGTGTACCGAGCCATGTGCGCGTCACGAAGGAACACGGTCCGTTGCTGGCCCCGCTTTTGCGCGAGTTGGGTGTGAAGATGAGCATGGGCCCAACCCCTCGTTCTGATGAAGTGAGGGAATTGTTTGAACAGTTTGCGATCTAA